The Osmia bicornis bicornis chromosome 16, iOsmBic2.1, whole genome shotgun sequence genome includes the window aatataaaaaaaagtaatgaaTTTCGATTCACTTATTCTGTAATGTACCatttattgttatatttttattaattttctgctacattttataaaaattcgcTTTAAATGATGATATGTTAATAGTCTCGTTCGTATGATATATTTCCTGATTACGATCCAAAGTATACTTCTGAATGCATTAAAACGTTTAGATATTTTTTTGTGAATCaattaatcattaatttagagcttgatttctttctttttttcttagaATTGGCTGGAAATGCGAACGATACTAAGGTTAATATCTAGACACGTGCTTTGGGTCGCTTCGCATTGATGCATCTCTTGCTTCAACTTAGTTGCAGATTTTCTAGTAAGTATTAccttttaattcatttttctctaaAAATTGTGTTGCAATTAAATATCAATGATGTTGAGTTACTGCCCCAGTCTGATAGTTATATGAATGATTCAGTTATTCTGAGATgaattatgtaaattaataaGTAATGTGTCtgatttaattgtatattaaataaattctcttctttttttagtATATAATGGCAAAGATGAAGTTGCAATACTTTGCAATGAATTGTACCTCCCTGCCCAGCATCGTTTCACTATTAATATTAGTAAGTATTGTTTATTGATTCTTCCTTGTCATACTCATATAACATAATTGTGATGAATATTTTATCACCGCTCTAGTCAATCAGAACCATCATGTAGAAGTGCAAAACCTGAGAATTTAATATAACAAACGTGTATCTTTTATACGACTAGTTACGTAATAAAATATGCATATATCGTTGCAGGCAGAAGTATGAGACTACACCCATAATCTGCATAAGTGTTACAAATAGGGGGAGGGTACTGTAAACTGTGGACAAAGGGATATCGCTCTTAGctatgttattttaattcaaaatggaTCTCAATCGCGAGCATTTCCGGGCGATGATTTTCTACGATTTCAAAGTCGGTTTAAGTAGAGTCAAAAGTTTGGAACGCTTGCGTGGGGCGTTCGGTGATTCCTCGCCGTCCCAAGCCACAGTTTACAGATGGTTCAGAGAATTTCAAAGGGGTAGGGGTTCGTTGGTAGACGAGGAGCGTGTCGGTCGACCGGTCACAGCTGCAACGGACGAGAATGTCCTTGCTGTCGAGCAGATGTTGAGCGAAGACAATCGTATGACGTATGCGCAAATACAGGGTGCCTTAAAGATCGGATCAGCAGCAGTGAAAACCATCCTTCATGAGAAGCTTAGCGTCAGGAAGCTCAGCAGCCGTTGGATCCCTCATCAGCTAGCAGATGCACAGAAACAGGACCGGGTGAAATGGTGCCAGGAGATGCTACAAAGATTTAACAAAGGACGCTCGGAGGCCGTTTATAATATCATAACAGGGGATGAATCTTGGATTTATCAGTACGAGTCCGAAAATAAACAGCAATCCGCAGTCTGGGTATTTTCTGGGGAAACTCCCCCTCTGAAAATGAAGAGAGGCCAAAGTGTTGGGAAGAAAATGCTTTGCACTTTCTTTTCCGCAAATGGCCATATCGAAACTGTAACGTTAGAAGACCAAATAGTTACTGCAGAGTGGTACACCACTGTATGCTTGCCACAAGTCTTTAAAAAACTAGAGACCAAACGACCCAAGATAGACACGAAAGGGTTTCTATTGCACCATGACAGTGCGTTGGTTCATTCAGCTGAGAAAACAGCAAATTATTTCAGAGAATTAGGAATCCAAGTTCTTGGTCATCCACCTTATAGCCCTGACTTAGCACCATGCGATTTCTTTCTGTTTCCAAAAGCTAAAGAGAGCATCAGAGGACAACGATTCGGATCCCTAGAAACTGCAATAGCAACTTACAAGGAATTTTTGGATAGTATACCAAAAGAGGAATGGCGAGCGGAGTTCGGCAAATGGTTCGACCGAATGAGGACTTGCATCCGACGCGAAGGAGAatactttgaaaaaatataatggtAAATGTTCTTTATATAAAGCGTACTATATCATTTTTGTACAAGTCTTTGTGATGAATATTTTAGTTATCCCTGTCATACTTGAAAACATGGTGATAATTACTTTACTG containing:
- the LOC114876621 gene encoding histone-lysine N-methyltransferase SETMAR-like, whose protein sequence is MDLNREHFRAMIFYDFKVGLSRVKSLERLRGAFGDSSPSQATVYRWFREFQRGRGSLVDEERVGRPVTAATDENVLAVEQMLSEDNRMTYAQIQGALKIGSAAVKTILHEKLSVRKLSSRWIPHQLADAQKQDRVKWCQEMLQRFNKGRSEAVYNIITGDESWIYQYESENKQQSAVWVFSGETPPLKMKRGQSVGKKMLCTFFSANGHIETVTLEDQIVTAEWYTTVCLPQVFKKLETKRPKIDTKGFLLHHDSALVHSAEKTANYFRELGIQVLGHPPYSPDLAPCDFFLFPKAKESIRGQRFGSLETAIATYKEFLDSIPKEEWRAEFGKWFDRMRTCIRREGEYFEKI